In Centropristis striata isolate RG_2023a ecotype Rhode Island chromosome 15, C.striata_1.0, whole genome shotgun sequence, a genomic segment contains:
- the LOC131986986 gene encoding adhesion G-protein coupled receptor G6-like has translation MGLEAVNMYFALVKVFNVYVPSYILKFCALGWGIPLVICVLVLIVNREAYGSHIYSTLDNSDNFCWLQDDVTFYVSVVAYAGLVFLFNTAVFVVVLIQIRHMRVNSPAGTHGGLMHDLKGVTSLTLLLGLTWTVCFFTWTPAKVVLLYLFSILNTLQGLFIFLFHCLMKENVRKQWRIHLCFGRFRLDEYSEWSHSASVGVTAKPKSNPPRAPVPSVRSVKSSSTNSTSASSDSSQRDSSCKRPNLGLFVNSLALPRAQRSPSGTGALPSQRGMNPTPGWKNHLLGQQEQR, from the exons ATGGGTTTAGAGGCCGTTAACATGTACTTCGCTCTCGTCAAAGTCTTCAACGTCTACGTTCCCTCTTACATCCTCAAGTTCTGTGCTCTAGGATGGG GTATTCCTCTGGTGATCTGCGTCCTGGTGCTCATCGTGAACAGAGAGGCCTACGGCAGTCACATCTACTCCACTTTGGACAACTCTGACAACTT CTGTTGGCTCCAGGACGATGTGACATTTTATGTGTCTGTGGTTGCCTATGCCGGGCTGGTCTTTCTCTTTAATACTGCG GTTTTTGTGGTGGTTCTGATCCAGATTCGCCACATGCGAGTCAACAGCCCAGCTGGGACCCACGGTGGACTGATGCATGACCTGAAGGGAGTCACCAGTCTCACCTTGTTACTCGGACTAACATGGACTGTTTGCTTCTTCACCTGGACACCAGCCAAAGTGGTGCTGCTGTACCTTTTCtccatactcaacaccctgcaAG GACTGTTCATCTTCCTGTTCCACTGTCTGATGAAGGAGAATGTCAGGAAACAGTGGAGGATTCACCTCTGCTTTGGACGTTTCAGACTTGACGAGTATTCTG AGTGGAGCCACTCGGCATCAGTTGGAGTCACGGCCAAACCAAAATCAAATCCTCCGAGAGCACCAGTACCGTCGGTCCGCTCCGTCAAGTCCAGCTCCACAAACAGCACGTCTGCTTCCTCCGACTCCAGCCAGAGAGACTCATCCTGCAAGAGACCAAACCTGG GGCTTTTTGTGAATTCCCTGGCTCTCCCTCGTGCCCAGAGAAGCCCCTCAGGTACAGGAGCTCTGCCATCCCAGAGAGGAATGAACCCGACACCTGGCTGGAAGAATCACTTGCTTGGCCAGCAAGAACAAAgataa